A single region of the Lepus europaeus isolate LE1 chromosome 1, mLepTim1.pri, whole genome shotgun sequence genome encodes:
- the LOC133761578 gene encoding olfactory receptor 6B2-like — translation MRGENVTTVTTFILLGFPTAPRLQYALFLLFLLTYLFVLVENLAIIFTVWSSTPLHRPMYYFLGSLSFLEVWYVSDIIPKMLDGFLLQRRHISFVGCMAQLYFFSSLVCTECVLLASMAYDRYVAICHPLRYQVIMTTGLCIQLVAFSFASGFTISVVKVYFISSATFCGSNVLNHFFCDISPILKLACTDFSTAELVDFVLAFLILVFPLLATVLSYGHITLAVLRIPSATGRWRAFSTCASHLTVVTIFYMAMIFMYVRPQAIDTRSSNKLISVLYTVLTPILNPLIYCLRNKEFKDALRKALELGQGAR, via the coding sequence ATGAGGGGGGAGAATGTCACCACGGTCACCACGTTCATCCTGCTGGGCTTCCCCACCGCCCCCCGGCTGCAGTACgcactcttcctcctcttcctgctcacCTATCTCTTTGTCCTGGTGGAGAACCTGGCCATCATCTTCACCGTCTGGAGCAGCACCCCCCTCCACAGGCCCATGTACTACTTCCTGGGCTCCCTGTCTTTCCTGGAGGTCTGGTATGTATCCGACATCATCCCCAAGATGCTGGACGGCTTCCTGCTCCAGCGGAGACACATCTCCTTTGTGGGGTGCATGGCACAGCTCTACTTCTTCAGCTCCCTGGTGTGCACCGAGTGTGTGCTCCTGGCCTCCATGGCCTACGACCGCTACGTGGCCATCTGCCACCCCTTGCGCTACCAAGTCATCATGACCACGGGGCTGTGCATCCAGCTGGTGGCCTTCTCCTTTGCCAGCGGCTTCACCATCTCCGTCGTCAAGGTCTACTTCATCTCCAGCGCCACGTTCTGCGGCTCCAACGTCCTGAACCACTTCTTCTGTGACATCTCGCCCATCCTCAAGCTGGCCTGCACGGACTTCTCCACGGCAGAGCTGGTGGACTTCGTCCTGGCCTTCCTCATCCTGGTGTTCCCGCTCCTGGCCACCGTCCTCTCCTACGGACACATCACCTTGGCTGTCCTGCGCATCCCCTCAGCCACCGGCCGCTGGAGAGCCTTCTCCACCTGCGCCTCCCACCTCACTGTCGTCACCATCTTCTACATGGCCATGATCTTCATGTACGTCCGGCCCCAGGCCATTGATACGCGGAGCTCCAACAAGCTCATCTCTGTCTTGTACACGGTGCTCACGCCCATCCTGAACCCCCTGATCTACTGCCTGAGGAACAAAGAGTTCAAGGACGCCTTGAGAAAGGCTCTGGAATTGGGTCAAGGTGCACGGTAG